Proteins encoded within one genomic window of Pigmentiphaga sp. H8:
- a CDS encoding efflux transporter outer membrane subunit, with the protein MKTHALRGLAAALLTAMAACSTVGPDYQVPGQAAVRLDAANGPLAGLAASSARSAPLPAHWWRLYDDPVLDDLVGQAFAANTDLRVAAANLQRAAAVVDEAGAGRRPSVSVSAAPAYGRASGAAKGVPYALPDIGTYDAGAAVSYQVDLFGKLSRGLEAAHADADAAQAAYDLARVNVAAGTVRAYADTCAAGQQLDVARHSIVLQERFADLTRKRAGMGRGTSLDVSRAQGQLEQLRAAVPPLEAQRATALYRLAVLVGKVPGSMPASLATCHAPPTLRDPVPVGDGAALLRRRPDIRQAERSLAAATARIGVATAELYPSISLGLSAGSTGTLSRLGADNSLRWSLGPLISWSLPNTGLARSHIEQAEAGSAAALARFDAAVLNALRETSSALTVYARDLDRTDALRAARDRNREAAEQARTLYRLGRTDFLTALDADRTLAGSESALTAAQGQLAADQAALFLALGGGWE; encoded by the coding sequence ATGAAGACCCATGCCTTGCGCGGCCTGGCCGCCGCGCTGCTGACGGCGATGGCGGCATGCTCGACCGTCGGCCCCGACTACCAGGTTCCCGGCCAGGCCGCGGTCAGGCTCGATGCCGCCAACGGTCCGCTGGCCGGCCTCGCGGCCTCGTCCGCCCGGTCGGCGCCATTGCCTGCCCACTGGTGGCGCTTGTACGACGACCCGGTGCTGGACGATCTGGTCGGGCAGGCCTTCGCCGCCAATACCGACCTGCGCGTGGCCGCCGCCAACCTGCAACGCGCCGCCGCCGTCGTCGACGAAGCGGGTGCCGGCCGGCGTCCGAGCGTCTCGGTCAGCGCCGCGCCCGCCTATGGACGCGCCTCCGGCGCAGCCAAGGGCGTGCCCTATGCCCTGCCCGACATCGGCACCTACGACGCGGGCGCCGCCGTGTCCTATCAGGTCGACCTGTTCGGCAAGCTCTCGCGCGGCCTGGAGGCCGCCCATGCCGACGCCGATGCCGCCCAGGCCGCCTACGACCTGGCTCGCGTCAACGTCGCCGCAGGCACGGTGCGTGCCTATGCCGACACCTGCGCCGCCGGGCAGCAACTGGACGTGGCCCGCCATTCCATCGTGCTGCAGGAACGGTTCGCCGATCTCACCCGCAAGCGCGCCGGCATGGGCCGGGGGACCTCGCTGGACGTCAGTCGCGCCCAGGGCCAGCTCGAACAGTTGCGGGCGGCCGTGCCGCCGCTGGAAGCGCAACGCGCCACCGCGCTCTACCGGCTGGCCGTCCTGGTGGGCAAGGTGCCGGGTTCGATGCCCGCTTCCCTGGCCACGTGTCACGCGCCGCCCACCCTGCGCGATCCCGTCCCCGTGGGCGATGGCGCGGCGCTGCTGCGCCGGCGGCCCGACATCCGCCAGGCCGAGCGTTCGCTGGCCGCCGCCACCGCCCGCATAGGCGTGGCCACGGCCGAGCTGTATCCCAGCATCTCGCTGGGCCTGTCGGCCGGCAGCACCGGCACGCTCTCGCGCTTGGGCGCCGACAACAGCTTGCGCTGGAGCCTGGGGCCGCTCATCTCCTGGAGCCTGCCCAACACCGGCCTGGCGCGCAGCCATATCGAACAGGCCGAGGCAGGCAGCGCGGCGGCGCTGGCCCGCTTCGACGCCGCGGTGCTGAACGCGCTGCGCGAGACCTCCAGCGCGCTGACCGTCTATGCCCGGGACCTGGACCGGACCGACGCGCTGCGCGCCGCCCGCGACCGCAACCGCGAGGCCGCCGAACAGGCGCGCACGCTGTACCGCCTGGGGCGTACCGATTTCCTGACGGCGCTGGACGCCGACCGCACCCTGGCCGGTTCGGAAAGCGCGCTGACCGCCGCGCAAGGACAACTGGCCGCCGACCAGGCGGCGCTGTTCCTGGCGCTGGGCGGCGGCTGGGAATAA
- a CDS encoding bifunctional aspartate transaminase/aspartate 4-decarboxylase, giving the protein MSTADYSRYAKLSPFELKDALIELASSQQNRLMLNAGRGNPNFLAIVPRRAFFRLGLFAALESELSFSYMPHGIGGLPRIEGIENRFNAYIAENRDQEGVVFLGRALSYVRDQMGLSASGFLHEMVEGVLGDNYPVPPRMLRITEEIVRTYLVKEMVGGLLSNQNIDVFATEGGTAAMTYVFDTMKENGLIKAGDKVAIGMPAFTPYMEIPRLNDYRLEPVYVNADPDQGWQYPDAEIDKLLDPAVKVFFCINPSNPPSCKINGHGLERIRGIIESRRRDLIVLTDDVYGTFADGFQSLFATCPRNTILVYSYSKYFGATGWRLGAIAVHQDNVMDELLRGLPASTKKALNERYASLTPDVPGLKFIDRLVADSRSVALNHTAGLSTPQQVQMALFSLFALMDEQDGYKAELKKLIRRRQAALYRELGIARHHDENAVDYYTLLDLGAIAKDLHGPDFATWIQKNVAPTDLLFRIADETGIVMLPGSGFGTLRPAGRVSLANLNEYEYAAIGRALRQMAEQFYEDYRKGRPGPAAKRGAGKGKAKKSGKK; this is encoded by the coding sequence ATGTCGACAGCGGATTACAGCCGGTACGCGAAACTGAGTCCTTTCGAACTGAAGGACGCGCTCATCGAACTGGCCTCCAGCCAGCAGAACCGGCTCATGCTCAACGCGGGGCGGGGCAATCCCAACTTCCTGGCCATCGTGCCGCGGCGCGCGTTCTTCCGGCTGGGGCTGTTCGCGGCGCTGGAGTCGGAATTGTCCTTCTCGTACATGCCGCACGGCATAGGCGGCCTGCCACGGATCGAGGGCATCGAGAACCGTTTCAACGCCTACATCGCCGAGAACCGCGACCAGGAGGGCGTGGTGTTCCTGGGGCGCGCGCTGAGCTACGTGCGCGACCAGATGGGGTTGTCCGCCTCCGGATTCCTGCACGAGATGGTCGAGGGGGTGCTGGGCGACAACTACCCGGTGCCGCCGCGCATGCTGCGGATCACCGAGGAAATCGTCCGGACCTATCTGGTCAAGGAGATGGTAGGCGGCTTGCTGAGCAACCAGAACATCGATGTCTTCGCCACCGAGGGCGGCACCGCCGCGATGACCTACGTCTTCGACACGATGAAGGAGAACGGGCTGATCAAGGCGGGGGACAAGGTGGCGATCGGCATGCCGGCCTTCACGCCCTACATGGAGATCCCGCGCCTGAACGACTACCGGCTGGAGCCGGTCTACGTCAACGCCGACCCCGACCAGGGCTGGCAGTATCCCGACGCCGAGATCGACAAGCTGCTCGATCCGGCGGTGAAGGTCTTCTTCTGCATCAATCCCAGCAATCCGCCGTCCTGCAAGATCAACGGCCATGGGCTCGAGCGCATACGCGGCATCATCGAGAGCCGGCGGCGCGACCTGATCGTGCTGACCGACGATGTCTACGGGACCTTCGCCGACGGCTTCCAGTCGCTGTTCGCCACGTGCCCGCGCAACACCATCCTGGTCTATTCGTATTCGAAGTACTTCGGCGCGACGGGCTGGCGGCTGGGAGCCATCGCCGTGCACCAGGACAACGTCATGGACGAGCTCCTGCGCGGGCTGCCGGCTTCGACGAAGAAGGCCTTGAACGAACGCTATGCCTCGCTCACGCCGGACGTGCCAGGGTTGAAGTTCATCGACCGGCTGGTGGCCGACAGCCGGTCCGTGGCGTTGAACCACACGGCCGGGCTGTCCACGCCGCAGCAGGTGCAGATGGCCTTGTTCTCGCTGTTCGCGCTGATGGACGAGCAGGACGGCTACAAGGCCGAACTCAAGAAGCTGATACGCCGGCGGCAGGCGGCGCTGTACCGCGAGCTGGGCATCGCCCGGCATCACGACGAGAACGCGGTCGACTACTACACGCTGCTCGACCTGGGCGCGATCGCGAAGGACCTGCACGGCCCGGATTTCGCCACGTGGATACAGAAGAACGTGGCGCCCACCGATCTCTTGTTCCGCATCGCGGACGAGACCGGTATCGTGATGCTGCCGGGCAGCGGCTTCGGTACGCTGCGGCCCGCCGGACGCGTATCGCTGGCCAATCTGAACGAATACGAATACGCCGCGATCGGCCGGGCCTTGCGGCAGATGGCCGAACAGTTCTACGAGGACTACCGCAAGGGCCGGCCCGGACCCGCCGCCAAGCGCGGCGCGGGCAAGGGCAAGGCGAAGAAGAGCGGCAAGAAGTAG